Below is a genomic region from Acidobacteriota bacterium.
AACCCGCTTTCCGTCCCGGCGAAGGTATTCCTTCTCGTAGGGCCCGAAGCGGCCGGTCCGCTGGAGCGTCTCGAGCTGGGCCTCGTCCTCCTTCCACCATTCCTTGGGCGTCAGGTCTCGGATGGAGAGGGGGACCGTCTCCGCCACGGACCGCCCCACGAGGGCGGCGTAGGCCGGGTTGACCTCCACCAGACGTCCGTCCATGGTGCCCAGCGAAAGCCCGATGGAGCTCCGCTCGAAGAGTTCCCGCTCGAAACCGTGAGCCTCCCGGAGCCTGCGCCGGTCCTCCTCCATTTCCCACACCGTGGAACTCAGCACCAGGGTTGCCACGGCGATGCACGCGATGAACCCCTGCTGGAGGAGGAGGGACTCTTGGAGCGCCCCGATCGTGAAGGGCGAGGCGCCGAAAAGGATGCCCGCCGTCGCCAGGACGGCCAGGAGGAAGACGATGGCCGAGGACCGTGAGGGCCCCATGCGAAGCGCCACCAGCGCCGTCCACGGAATGAACAGGACCACCAGCGAGGGAGCGCGGAAGAAGCAGAGGTACCAGAGCGCGGCGGTCCCCGCGGCGAAGAGGATGAACTCGAGCCTGCGCCCGGAGGGTCCGATTCCCTTTCCCTTCCTGCCTGGGGCCATGAGGAGGGGTGTGACCAGGAGGGCGCCCGCGGCGTCCCCGAGCCACCAGGTCAGCACCGCCCGGCCGTAGGAAACCCAATGGCCGGTGACCGTGCTGATCGCGCTCACCCCCATCAGGGCGCTCAGGCCCGTGCAACAGACGGCGGCGAGAAAGATGAAGATCACCACGTCCTTGGATTGCAGAAAGGGATCCCGGCCCCCCGTCCACCGCTCCACAAGGAATCCGGCCGCCGTGGCTTCGACCGTGTTCCCGACGGCCGCGACGAGAGCGGCGAACAGGGCTTGCCGGACCGGGAGGCCCATCTTCATGAGGAGCCAGAGATTCACGCCCAACGAGCCGAAAAAGACGCCGGGCCAGACCCGGCTTCCCCACCGAAAAATCGCGGCCATCGCGATGCCCGTGGGCAGCCACACCGCGGTGGCGTTCGTCCCCGGATAGGCCAGGAGGAGGCCCAGGCGCGCCGCGGCCAAGTAGACCGCCGCCAGGGCAACGATCCCCCCCAAGAGCAGGAGCCCGCCGGGAGAAACCGGCGACCCCCGTTCCTTGGGCACGAGAGTTTCGCTCACCGGGACTCCTCCACCGGAAAATCCTGGATGAGAGCGATCAATGGGACCCATTGTCAAGTTAGATGTTTCTGCCCGGACATTCAAGGGTGCCCCTCTCCCCATCCAGGGCGCGACTTCTGCGAAACAGACTTTCCGTATCGCACCCGCCTGGCCACGGGGCCTTTGCATCTCCAGCGGCCCCGGGCCGGATTCTGAGCAGGAACCGCACGGGATGACGGAGGATGGAGGAAGAACCACGAGCCTGAAAGCCCGACCGCCGACCGCGTCGGGCGGAGGGGGCGGAAGGCGGAGCGGGCGGGTCCGAGGAGAAGAACGCGGCGGGGGCTCTTGAACGGTTGGATCCGGGATGTCGCATCCTGATCACGGTGAGGGCGAATCCCGAGCCGCGGGAGAATCCCTGGCCGGAGACCCTGTCCGGTGGGTCTCCAAGGACGCGCGGAGTGTGTGGCAATATGGGCTGGGAGGCCCCATGCGGATGACCCCGGTGTTCGCCTTCGCGCTCTTGGCCGGGACGATGGTCCCGCTCCTCGCCCAGGTCCCTGCGCCCGCCGTGGACTTTCTGGAGAACCCGCCCTCCATAGACGGCGCGCTCGAGCCCGCCGCCGCCGAACTTCCGGCCCGACCGTTGGCGTACGCGGTGCGGGACGACGGCGAGGCGTTGTCCCAGCCGTACGTGACGTGCCGCCTGGCCTACGGGGCGGAGTTCCTCTACGTGGCGCTCCAGGCGCCCGCTGTGTCTCTCGTCTCGCGGGACCGCGCCTACCAGAACGGGGACGGCTTCCACATGGCCCTCTGCGCGCCCCTCCCCGACGGCGGTCCTTCGCGTGAGTTCTACGTCCTGGGATTCTCCCCCGGGGCCGACGCGGCCCACTCCCGCCAGAGAGCCTTCGTCTGGTACCGGAACGTGGACCTGGCCTTCACCCCTCTCGAAGGCACGCTCCTGGCCGCCCGGGTCGCGGAGGGCACGGCCACCATCGAGCTTCTTCTGCCCTGGCGGCAGGTCTACCCTTTCCATCCCTGGCTTTCCCCGGGAATCGGCTTCAACCTGTGCTACGTGCAGGGCACCGGGGAAACAGGCAGAATCTACCATTTCGCCCTTCCCGACGACCGCCTGCAGTCCGAACAGAGCCCGCGGCGCTACGTGCCCCTCACGTTCTCGCCGCCGCGCCTCGCCTCGGGCGCTCGGGCCTTCGCGGTCCTCGACCGAAACCACTGCTTCACCGGGGAAAAGATCGCCCTTCGCTTCGCGGTCCTCACCGCGTCGGACCAGGTCCTTCCCGCGCGCACGGCGCTCCTGAGCGGCGAGGGCGAAACCCTCTCGGCATGGCGTTCCGAAATCGCTGCCCCCCGGGGGCTCACGGTCGGGTCCTCCGAGGTGGCCTGCGACGATCTCCCGCCCGGAGGCTACACCGTGCGCTGGACCTGGAGCGAGGAAGTCCCGGCCGCCGAAATGGGCCTCTCCGTTCTTTCCGGCGGGGGTTCGAGGGACCTCTCCCGTCGCCTGGAAAGGGCGCGGGGCCAAATCTCACCGGGAAGCGCCGTCACCCTGGCCCACCGCATCCAGGAAGCGGAAGCGGCCCTCGCGGCCTTGAAGCCCACCGACACGGCCGCTCCGATTCGGATTGCCCTGGCCCGGATCGAAGAGATCCTTCAGGCGGCTTCTCGCGGGGAGGACCGGATCGCATCGCAGTCGGGAGTCGTGCGGAGGGCCTACCGTTCGAAGGTGGATGGAACCCTTCAACCGTACAGCGTCTGGGTCCCTCCGAGCCTCCCGCCGGGCCGGAAGGTTCCGGTGATGGTCTTTCTGCACGGCAGCGGCGAGGACGACCGGAGCGTCTTCCGCGGAGGAAGCGGGAGGGTGCCTCCGGACTTCCTTGGTCTGGCCCCCAACGGCCGGGGAACCTCCAATTGCTACAGCGCAGACAACGCCCAGGAGGACATCCGCGAAGCCCTGGCGGATCTCCTGGCGAATTATCCCGGTGACCCGGACCGGGTTGTCCTCGCGGGATTCTCCATGGGGGGCTATGGAGTGTACCGGACCTTCCTCGAAGCCCCGGGGGCCTACCGGGCGCTGGCCGTCTTTTCGGGCTCCCCGGACCTCGCGGTACGCTTTCTCGGGCCGGGTCATCCCGACTTCCTTGCCCCGGGCGCTTTGGCTCCCTTCCGGGGCGCCCGCCTGTTCATCTTCCACGGAGGCCGCGACCGCAACTGTCCCGTGGAGCAGACACGTCGGCTCGTGGAGGGCTTGAGGGCGGCGGGAGCCGAGGTGGAGTACCACGAGGAGGCCGACAAGGGCCACGACGCGCCGGGATCCGCCACCCTGGCCGCCTTCGACGCCTGGCTCCGCCGGGTCCTCTCGTAGCGGCTTACCCCGCCGCCTCGTAGGCCGCACGGATCCAGGAGATCAGTTTCCCGTCCACTTCGGCGGCGTCGGTGAGCTTCACCTTGTAGGCGCACATCTGCCCGGCCGGAAGCTCCTGCAGGCGGCCGCCCGACTGGAGCCCCTTCGCGTTGATGCCCACCTCGACCCGGGTGTTGGTGGCGGGACCGATCATGGCGAACTGCTTCTTGCGGCGGTAACTGATGTAGGTCTTCTTCGGCGCCTCCTCGAAGGGGCCGAGCTTCCGGATCTCGGCCGCCAAACGCTCGTGAATCGGCCGGAGGGCCGCTTTGGGACCCGAGTACAGCCCATCCAGGAC
It encodes:
- a CDS encoding alpha/beta hydrolase-fold protein — translated: MRMTPVFAFALLAGTMVPLLAQVPAPAVDFLENPPSIDGALEPAAAELPARPLAYAVRDDGEALSQPYVTCRLAYGAEFLYVALQAPAVSLVSRDRAYQNGDGFHMALCAPLPDGGPSREFYVLGFSPGADAAHSRQRAFVWYRNVDLAFTPLEGTLLAARVAEGTATIELLLPWRQVYPFHPWLSPGIGFNLCYVQGTGETGRIYHFALPDDRLQSEQSPRRYVPLTFSPPRLASGARAFAVLDRNHCFTGEKIALRFAVLTASDQVLPARTALLSGEGETLSAWRSEIAAPRGLTVGSSEVACDDLPPGGYTVRWTWSEEVPAAEMGLSVLSGGGSRDLSRRLERARGQISPGSAVTLAHRIQEAEAALAALKPTDTAAPIRIALARIEEILQAASRGEDRIASQSGVVRRAYRSKVDGTLQPYSVWVPPSLPPGRKVPVMVFLHGSGEDDRSVFRGGSGRVPPDFLGLAPNGRGTSNCYSADNAQEDIREALADLLANYPGDPDRVVLAGFSMGGYGVYRTFLEAPGAYRALAVFSGSPDLAVRFLGPGHPDFLAPGALAPFRGARLFIFHGGRDRNCPVEQTRRLVEGLRAAGAEVEYHEEADKGHDAPGSATLAAFDAWLRRVLS
- a CDS encoding DUF5655 domain-containing protein produces the protein MPDVQKALATQLSNIEKRTGKSLAELTAFVKASGLSKHGELVSLLKSTLGMGHGDANTLVHVALQSDGSGAAQGLSVEQVLDGLYSGPKAALRPIHERLAAEIRKLGPFEEAPKKTYISYRRKKQFAMIGPATNTRVEVGINAKGLQSGGRLQELPAGQMCAYKVKLTDAAEVDGKLISWIRAAYEAAG